A genomic segment from Desulfonatronum lacustre DSM 10312 encodes:
- the crcB gene encoding fluoride efflux transporter CrcB, protein MQEILFLGLAGALGAMSRYWLSSAVYALLGREYPWGTTTVNVLGSFLFGLAWVLSHEVGAIPPQARVIILVGFLGSFTTFSTYIFETHLLFQEGKRLKPILNLIVQNLISLAALYCGFLLGRMW, encoded by the coding sequence ATGCAGGAAATCCTTTTTCTCGGCCTGGCCGGCGCATTGGGCGCCATGTCGCGGTACTGGCTCTCCTCTGCCGTGTATGCGCTTCTGGGCCGGGAATATCCCTGGGGCACCACCACGGTGAACGTCCTGGGAAGCTTCCTCTTCGGGCTGGCCTGGGTGCTGAGCCACGAGGTCGGGGCCATCCCGCCGCAAGCCCGAGTGATCATCCTGGTCGGCTTTCTGGGATCGTTCACCACCTTTTCCACATATATTTTTGAAACCCATCTGCTGTTTCAGGAAGGAAAACGCCTGAAACCGATCCTGAACCTGATCGTCCAGAACCTGATCAGCCTCGCGGCCCTCTACTGCGGTTTTTTGCTGGGCCGGATGTGGTAA